In the Calditrichota bacterium genome, one interval contains:
- a CDS encoding NupC/NupG family nucleoside CNT transporter, with protein MIADIAFGFTGLAVLIAIAFAFSNNKKSINWVQAAIGLGMQIVFAFFVIKTSWGSDVFDFIGQIFVKIISFTNEGSAFIFGPLANQEIFDKVFPESMQNMGNGFLFAFQVLPTIIFFSSLMSVLYHLGIMQKIVQAMAWVMAKLLKISGAESISVAANVFIGQTEAPLVVRPYIDPMTKSELFTMMVGGMATIAGGVLAAYVGLLGGSDPALQLFYAKHLLSASIMAAPATIIIAKILVPEREESKTMGEVKIEVEKNASNVIESAATGAADGLSLALNVAGMLLAFIALIAMINYGLSSIITDLFGITTAAGEPITLEIILGYVLSPIAWIIGVPWEDAIKVGSLIGVKVTLNEFVAYLQLSQIPAGVLSDKAVIISTYALCGFANFSSIAIQIGGIGGIAPKRKSDIAMLGMKAILGGSIATMMTATIAGVLTSL; from the coding sequence ATGATTGCTGATATCGCATTTGGATTTACCGGACTTGCAGTACTTATTGCCATCGCCTTTGCGTTTTCCAACAATAAAAAATCTATTAACTGGGTTCAGGCAGCAATCGGTTTAGGAATGCAAATTGTATTTGCGTTTTTTGTAATAAAGACTAGTTGGGGATCGGATGTTTTTGATTTCATTGGGCAAATTTTTGTAAAAATAATTTCTTTTACCAACGAAGGCTCTGCGTTTATTTTCGGTCCATTGGCGAACCAGGAAATTTTTGATAAAGTTTTCCCTGAAAGTATGCAAAACATGGGTAATGGTTTTCTTTTTGCTTTCCAGGTACTTCCAACAATTATTTTCTTTTCTTCGCTAATGTCTGTTTTGTACCACCTTGGGATTATGCAAAAAATTGTTCAGGCAATGGCTTGGGTAATGGCTAAACTTCTGAAAATCAGTGGTGCTGAATCAATTTCTGTTGCAGCCAACGTATTTATTGGACAAACAGAAGCCCCGTTGGTTGTCAGACCCTACATAGATCCCATGACAAAATCAGAACTGTTTACAATGATGGTTGGTGGAATGGCCACAATCGCAGGTGGTGTGTTAGCCGCTTATGTTGGTCTACTTGGCGGATCAGACCCTGCTCTTCAACTTTTCTATGCCAAACATTTGCTTTCAGCAAGTATTATGGCCGCACCGGCAACTATTATCATTGCTAAAATTCTTGTCCCAGAGCGTGAAGAATCAAAAACTATGGGCGAGGTAAAAATTGAAGTTGAAAAAAATGCATCAAATGTTATTGAATCTGCTGCCACCGGAGCAGCTGATGGTTTAAGCCTTGCATTAAATGTTGCTGGTATGTTATTAGCCTTTATCGCCCTAATCGCGATGATCAACTATGGTTTATCCAGTATAATTACCGACTTGTTTGGAATAACAACAGCGGCTGGAGAACCAATAACTCTTGAAATAATTTTAGGTTATGTTTTAAGCCCCATAGCCTGGATAATTGGTGTTCCCTGGGAAGATGCAATAAAAGTCGGCTCATTAATTGGTGTTAAAGTAACCTTAAATGAATTTGTTGCTTATTTACAACTATCACAGATTCCGGCAGGAGTTCTAAGTGACAAGGCCGTTATTATTTCTACTTATGCTTTATGCGGTTTTGCTAACTTCTCATCCATCGCCATTCAAATTGGTGGAATTGGCGGAATTGCACCAAAGAGAAAATCTGACATTGCAATGCTTGGAATGAAAGCAATATTAGGTGGTTCAATTGCAACAATGATGACTGCAACTATCGCCGGTGTATTAACGTCATTATAA
- a CDS encoding bifunctional folylpolyglutamate synthase/dihydrofolate synthase — MNYKQTTIELFDLQKYAIKLGLDNITTLANHFNNPQKKFPSIHIAGTNGKGSTAFYIAQMLQALGLKVGLSTSPHLKDFRERIRINDDLISEDYIIDFWQQTKKLVHNLKATFFDTTTLLAFKYFSDENIDVAVIETGLGGRLDSTNILQPQSVVLTPVGFDHQKQLGNDLLSIASEKAGIIKKGSTIFVAKQDEKVNQLFLSKADKSNKVLFLNDYIQAEIVERSLTNITFRLNDLGANESQSLKIPTPATYQVENIALAFLVVKKYCQSKHLNFNSQKIKSRLTKISWPGRLQVIQTKPTIILDVSHNFDGIKTTLDSLLKIINPHTTDLLLGIVNDKDAKSICHYLSGNFRKIVVTEPETVRKQDGELLTRLIGEKHQKVKFIKDLRTAYETCKKDLNADDTLIALGSHYLVGSLIKS, encoded by the coding sequence ATGAATTATAAACAAACCACAATAGAACTTTTCGATCTGCAAAAATATGCCATAAAACTTGGGCTAGACAATATCACAACCCTGGCGAATCATTTTAACAATCCACAGAAAAAATTTCCAAGTATCCATATTGCCGGGACAAACGGCAAAGGATCAACCGCATTTTATATTGCTCAAATGCTGCAGGCTCTTGGATTAAAAGTAGGGCTTTCAACAAGTCCGCATCTCAAAGATTTCCGTGAGCGGATTAGAATAAATGATGATTTAATTAGTGAAGACTACATAATTGATTTCTGGCAGCAAACAAAGAAACTCGTCCATAATTTAAAAGCAACTTTTTTTGATACAACAACCTTGTTGGCCTTCAAATATTTTTCTGATGAAAATATTGATGTTGCTGTCATTGAAACCGGGCTTGGAGGACGGCTTGACTCCACAAATATTTTGCAGCCGCAAAGCGTAGTTTTGACACCTGTTGGATTTGACCATCAAAAACAATTGGGAAATGATCTACTTTCAATCGCCTCAGAAAAAGCCGGCATTATAAAAAAGGGAAGCACCATTTTTGTTGCCAAACAGGATGAAAAAGTGAATCAACTTTTTTTATCGAAGGCAGATAAATCAAATAAAGTGCTGTTTTTGAATGATTATATTCAGGCCGAAATTGTTGAACGAAGTTTGACAAATATAACATTTAGACTGAATGATTTGGGGGCGAATGAAAGCCAGTCTTTGAAAATACCAACACCAGCAACATACCAGGTTGAAAATATTGCCCTGGCCTTTTTGGTGGTGAAGAAGTATTGCCAATCAAAACATTTAAACTTTAATTCACAGAAAATCAAATCACGATTAACAAAAATTAGCTGGCCCGGCAGACTTCAGGTTATCCAGACAAAGCCAACAATTATTTTAGATGTTAGCCATAATTTTGATGGCATCAAAACAACACTGGATTCACTTTTAAAAATTATTAATCCACATACAACTGATTTACTTTTAGGAATTGTAAATGATAAGGACGCAAAATCAATTTGCCACTACCTAAGTGGAAATTTTAGAAAGATTGTTGTGACTGAACCTGAAACCGTTCGAAAACAAGATGGAGAATTATTGACCCGCTTAATTGGGGAGAAACATCAAAAGGTAAAATTTATTAAAGATTTGCGCACTGCTTACGAAACGTGTAAAAAAGACTTAAATGCGGATGACACGCTGATTGCGCTTGGGAGCCATTATTTGGTTGGTTCATTGATTAAAAGTTGA
- the lepB gene encoding signal peptidase I, with the protein MSENKNKNKNGKSSKQPTEKSQKRFKDFMEGLFVALIAALIIRQFIVQAYTIPTGSMEKTLLKGDFLLVNKFVYGMQTPDWIGIPWTRMGYHIPWDYVYRFPGIKDPEPYDVFIFRYPKDTYTDYIKRCVAVPGQTVHIVNKQLFVDSLAFPVPPGLYSSDPHNLKVFKDTFRNLGTRDNYGPITLPENSYWAMGDNRDNSADSRVWGFVPREYIVGQALIIYFSVKWEFPFVRGSRIGWVIR; encoded by the coding sequence ATGTCTGAAAATAAAAATAAAAACAAAAATGGTAAGTCTTCAAAACAGCCAACAGAAAAATCGCAAAAGCGTTTTAAAGATTTTATGGAAGGCCTGTTTGTTGCGCTAATTGCTGCTTTGATTATCCGCCAGTTTATAGTACAGGCTTATACAATCCCAACCGGCTCGATGGAGAAAACGTTACTAAAAGGTGATTTTCTGCTGGTAAACAAATTTGTTTACGGCATGCAGACTCCGGATTGGATTGGAATTCCATGGACGCGAATGGGATACCATATTCCGTGGGATTATGTGTATCGTTTCCCAGGCATAAAAGACCCGGAACCTTACGATGTTTTTATCTTCAGATATCCAAAAGACACGTATACGGATTATATTAAAAGATGCGTGGCTGTACCAGGCCAAACAGTTCATATCGTAAACAAACAACTTTTCGTAGATAGCCTTGCTTTTCCTGTTCCACCAGGTTTATATAGTAGTGATCCACATAATCTAAAAGTTTTTAAAGATACTTTTCGAAATCTGGGTACACGTGATAATTATGGTCCAATCACACTACCCGAAAATTCATACTGGGCCATGGGCGATAACAGGGATAATAGCGCGGATAGTCGAGTTTGGGGTTTTGTACCGCGCGAGTATATTGTTGGGCAAGCCTTGATTATTTATTTTTCTGTTAAATGGGAATTTCCATTTGTGCGTGGCAGCAGGATTGGCTGGGTTATCCGGTAG
- a CDS encoding thymidine kinase, whose protein sequence is MNVLKQHTGWIEVICGSMFSGKTEELIRRMRRAMIARQKIELFKPQIDKRYSEIEIVSHDMQKIPSHSISKPKQILSLALESQVVGIDEAQFFDRSLIKVCQTLANMGKRVIIAGLDQDYRGVPFEPIPDLLAIAEYITKTHAICVICGNPANHTQRTSNQKDKVVVGAGEFYEARCRNCYEPPTNHKEKK, encoded by the coding sequence ATGAATGTTTTAAAACAGCACACCGGCTGGATTGAAGTAATTTGCGGAAGTATGTTCAGCGGAAAAACCGAAGAGCTTATTCGCAGGATGCGCAGGGCGATGATTGCCCGCCAGAAAATTGAATTATTTAAACCGCAAATAGATAAACGCTATAGCGAGATTGAAATTGTTTCGCACGATATGCAAAAAATCCCATCTCATTCGATTTCAAAACCGAAACAAATATTATCATTGGCTTTGGAATCTCAAGTTGTTGGAATTGATGAGGCGCAATTTTTTGATAGATCATTGATCAAAGTATGCCAGACTTTAGCCAATATGGGTAAAAGAGTTATTATTGCCGGCTTAGATCAGGACTATCGCGGTGTTCCATTTGAGCCTATACCTGATCTATTGGCTATTGCAGAGTATATTACCAAAACACATGCCATTTGTGTTATTTGTGGCAACCCTGCAAACCATACACAAAGAACCTCAAATCAAAAAGACAAGGTTGTTGTTGGTGCCGGAGAGTTTTATGAAGCCCGTTGCAGAAATTGTTACGAGCCACCAACCAATCATAAGGAGAAAAAATGA
- a CDS encoding type B 50S ribosomal protein L31, with protein sequence MKKGIHPDYRYVVYSDTSADFSFLTRSTATSNETVKWEDGNEYPLIKVELSSASHPFFTGKQKLVDTAGRVEKFMKKYNRK encoded by the coding sequence ATGAAAAAGGGTATACACCCGGATTACCGCTATGTAGTTTATAGCGACACATCTGCAGATTTTTCTTTTTTAACCCGCTCAACTGCGACCTCAAATGAAACTGTAAAATGGGAAGATGGAAATGAATATCCATTGATAAAAGTTGAACTTTCGAGTGCTTCTCATCCATTTTTTACAGGAAAGCAAAAACTTGTAGATACTGCAGGACGGGTTGAAAAATTTATGAAAAAATACAATCGCAAATAG
- the prfA gene encoding peptide chain release factor 1: MKDKIKNIEDRLNDLNDQLSDPAVHSDQRKFRDLSREHSDLSKIMEKGTPYLSALNNFSGNQEIIDANDDEELVELASLEQDELKEEIQKYEDDLKILLIPKHPDDHKNAIMEIRAGAGGDEAAIFAGDLYRLYSKFCETNGFKTDPMSSNVSERGGFKEVIFSIEGENAYGALKFESGVHRVQRVPDTETQGRVHTSAVSVVVLPEAEEVDVEIDPNELRIDVYRSSGPGGQSVNTTDSAVRITHIPTGLVVSCQDEKSQLKNKNKALKVLRTRLLDIALSEQHNAVAEQRKSMVGSGDRSAKIRTYNFPQGRVTDHRINLTLYKLDRVIEGDIDELIEGLSLADKNERLKQVQ; this comes from the coding sequence ATGAAAGATAAAATAAAAAATATTGAAGATCGCTTGAACGATCTGAATGATCAACTTTCCGATCCTGCTGTTCATTCAGATCAAAGAAAATTCCGCGATCTTTCAAGAGAACATAGTGATCTGTCAAAAATTATGGAAAAAGGTACACCTTATCTTTCAGCGTTAAACAACTTTTCTGGAAACCAGGAAATAATTGATGCCAATGATGACGAAGAACTGGTTGAACTTGCCAGCCTGGAGCAGGATGAGCTAAAAGAAGAAATACAAAAATATGAAGATGATCTGAAAATTTTATTAATCCCTAAACATCCGGATGATCACAAAAATGCAATCATGGAAATAAGGGCTGGTGCCGGTGGTGACGAAGCTGCTATTTTTGCCGGAGATTTATACAGGCTCTATAGCAAATTTTGTGAAACAAATGGATTTAAAACCGACCCAATGAGTTCAAATGTTTCTGAACGCGGAGGATTTAAGGAAGTTATTTTTTCCATCGAAGGAGAAAATGCGTATGGTGCCTTAAAATTTGAAAGCGGGGTTCATCGGGTTCAACGTGTTCCGGATACAGAAACTCAGGGGAGGGTACATACATCTGCTGTTTCTGTTGTGGTTTTACCTGAAGCCGAGGAAGTAGATGTAGAAATTGATCCCAATGAACTGCGTATTGATGTATACAGGTCTAGCGGTCCTGGAGGGCAAAGCGTTAACACTACAGACTCTGCAGTACGAATTACGCATATCCCAACTGGGTTAGTTGTAAGTTGCCAGGATGAAAAATCACAATTAAAAAACAAGAATAAAGCCCTAAAAGTTTTAAGAACTCGTTTATTGGATATTGCGCTCTCAGAACAACATAATGCTGTTGCTGAACAAAGGAAATCTATGGTAGGCAGTGGTGACCGAAGTGCTAAAATCAGAACATACAATTTTCCTCAGGGACGTGTAACCGACCACAGAATAAACCTAACTCTTTATAAATTAGACCGTGTGATTGAAGGAGATATTGACGAACTAATTGAAGGATTGAGTTTGGCAGACAAAAATGAACGCTTGAAACAAGTTCAGTAA
- the lepA gene encoding elongation factor 4, with protein MYLDFIRNFCIIAHIDHGKSTLADRLLEETKTISQRDLKAQVLDDMDLERERGITIKSHAIRMNYKAKDKNDYIFNLIDTPGHVDFSYEVSRSLAACEGALLVVDAAQGVEAQTISNLYLAIENDLTIIPVLNKVDLPSAEIENVTHQIIELIGCDENEIIHASAKAGIGIEEILESVIEKIPAPKGDPDEKLQALLFDSLFDSYRGAIAFVRVFNGTIKKNDLIKFFSTRQEHTADEIGILRLTREPVKELKAGEVGYLITGVKDVRETKVGDTLTHVRNPASEALAGYKEVKPMVYSGIYPIMSEDFEGLRDALDKLALNDSALVYVPESSKALGFGFRCGFLGLLHMEIVQERLEREYNLSIINTVPNVVYKVYKSNGETIELDNPTELPNPGEIDYIEEPFIRAQIITPPEFIGNIMRLGTEKRAEFINTSYLDTNRADMAFRFPLSEVIFEFYDKLKSYTKGYASLDYEMDGYQQSSLIKLDILINGEPLDALSTIVHRDKAYDWGRKLTRSLRKLIPRQMFEVAIQAAIGQKVIARDTVRALRKNVTAKCYGGDISRKRKLLEKQKEGKKRMKQVGRVEIPQEAFLAVLAMDSDQD; from the coding sequence ATGTACCTCGATTTTATCCGCAACTTTTGCATTATTGCCCATATCGATCATGGCAAATCTACCCTTGCAGACCGTCTTTTGGAAGAGACCAAAACAATCTCCCAGCGTGACTTAAAAGCCCAGGTTTTGGATGATATGGATCTGGAACGTGAGCGAGGCATTACTATTAAATCGCACGCTATCCGCATGAATTACAAGGCCAAGGATAAAAACGATTACATTTTTAACCTGATCGATACGCCGGGCCATGTGGATTTTAGCTATGAGGTTTCGCGTAGTCTGGCTGCCTGCGAAGGAGCACTTTTGGTTGTTGATGCCGCGCAGGGTGTTGAGGCACAGACCATCAGTAATCTTTATTTGGCAATTGAAAATGATCTGACCATTATTCCTGTTCTCAATAAAGTTGACCTGCCCAGCGCTGAAATTGAAAATGTAACACATCAGATTATTGAACTGATTGGCTGTGATGAAAATGAAATAATCCATGCCAGCGCTAAAGCCGGGATTGGCATTGAAGAAATCCTGGAAAGCGTAATTGAAAAAATACCTGCCCCAAAAGGCGATCCGGATGAAAAACTGCAGGCCTTACTTTTTGATTCGCTTTTTGACAGTTACCGTGGGGCAATTGCTTTTGTACGCGTTTTCAACGGCACCATAAAAAAGAATGATCTAATAAAATTTTTCAGCACACGGCAGGAACACACGGCTGATGAAATAGGGATTTTACGCTTGACCCGCGAACCTGTAAAAGAACTAAAAGCAGGTGAGGTTGGCTATCTCATAACAGGCGTCAAAGACGTTCGTGAAACAAAAGTGGGCGATACACTGACCCATGTCCGTAATCCTGCCAGTGAGGCATTGGCCGGTTATAAAGAAGTAAAACCGATGGTCTATTCCGGGATTTACCCAATCATGAGTGAGGATTTTGAAGGCCTGCGTGATGCGCTCGATAAGCTGGCTTTAAATGATTCAGCTTTGGTTTATGTACCGGAATCATCAAAGGCACTTGGTTTTGGTTTCCGTTGCGGCTTTCTTGGATTGCTTCATATGGAAATTGTGCAGGAACGGCTGGAGCGTGAATACAATCTTTCCATTATTAACACTGTGCCCAATGTTGTTTATAAGGTTTACAAATCCAATGGCGAGACAATTGAACTTGATAACCCGACCGAGCTGCCCAATCCCGGTGAAATTGATTATATCGAAGAACCTTTTATCCGTGCTCAAATTATTACGCCGCCGGAATTCATCGGAAATATTATGCGACTGGGGACTGAGAAAAGGGCAGAGTTTATAAATACTTCTTACCTGGATACAAATCGTGCGGATATGGCTTTTCGTTTTCCGCTCTCGGAAGTGATTTTTGAGTTTTATGATAAATTAAAATCATATACAAAAGGCTACGCATCACTGGATTATGAAATGGACGGCTATCAACAATCGTCATTGATAAAGCTTGATATCCTGATTAACGGCGAACCACTCGATGCGCTTTCTACAATTGTACACCGCGATAAGGCCTATGACTGGGGACGCAAACTGACCCGCAGTTTAAGGAAACTTATCCCGCGCCAAATGTTTGAAGTAGCTATCCAGGCTGCGATTGGACAGAAGGTAATTGCCCGCGATACGGTTCGCGCTTTACGCAAAAATGTAACAGCAAAATGCTATGGCGGTGACATCTCCCGTAAGCGAAAATTGCTTGAGAAACAAAAGGAAGGCAAGAAGCGTATGAAGCAGGTCGGCAGGGTTGAAATTCCGCAGGAAGCCTTTTTGGCTGTGCTTGCCATGGACAGTGATCAAGACTAA
- the cdd gene encoding cytidine deaminase, translating into MSELIESSKLAVKHSQAKYSNFRVGAALLTEDQQIFTGCNIESSSYSLTICAERVALVKALSDGKTKFSSIAIFAEKAEFCSPCGACRQLLYDYAEDLDVILTDGKKYKTYKIKDLLPVAFEESQLNRK; encoded by the coding sequence ATATCTGAATTAATTGAAAGCTCAAAATTAGCAGTTAAACATTCTCAGGCAAAATATTCCAATTTTCGTGTAGGCGCTGCTCTACTTACCGAAGATCAACAAATATTTACCGGATGTAATATTGAAAGCAGTTCTTATAGCCTAACTATTTGTGCTGAGCGTGTTGCATTGGTCAAAGCGTTATCAGATGGAAAAACAAAGTTTTCATCAATTGCTATTTTTGCAGAAAAAGCAGAGTTTTGTTCGCCATGCGGTGCATGCAGGCAATTACTATACGATTACGCCGAAGACTTGGATGTTATTTTAACCGACGGGAAAAAATATAAAACATATAAAATTAAAGACTTACTTCCTGTTGCATTTGAAGAATCCCAACTAAATAGAAAATGA
- the udk gene encoding uridine kinase, producing MKKGILIGISGASGSGKTLIANTIMDQFGSSKVTMIQEDSYYKDLTNIPFDERTGKNFDHPDAFDHQLLSYHLSELLKGNSISHPIYDYKTHSRLSETKTVDPHRVIILEGILILNEPSLRNIMDIMVFVDTMPDICFIRRLERDISERGRDVPSIIKQYMETVRPMYFQFIEPSKRHADLIIPRGGKNFVAIDILTTKIKDLINAK from the coding sequence ATGAAAAAAGGTATATTAATCGGCATTTCCGGGGCATCTGGTTCCGGAAAAACCCTTATCGCAAATACAATTATGGATCAATTTGGGTCATCAAAAGTAACGATGATCCAAGAAGACTCCTATTATAAAGATCTTACAAACATCCCCTTCGATGAAAGAACCGGAAAGAATTTTGATCATCCTGATGCATTTGATCATCAACTACTATCTTACCATTTAAGCGAGCTATTAAAAGGAAACAGTATATCACACCCGATATACGACTATAAAACTCATAGCAGATTATCTGAGACAAAAACAGTCGACCCACACCGTGTTATAATTCTTGAAGGAATATTAATTTTAAATGAACCATCGTTAAGGAATATCATGGATATTATGGTTTTTGTTGACACAATGCCTGATATTTGTTTTATACGCCGATTGGAAAGAGATATATCTGAACGTGGCAGAGATGTTCCTTCAATAATTAAGCAATATATGGAAACAGTCCGGCCTATGTATTTTCAATTTATAGAGCCTTCCAAACGTCATGCTGATCTTATTATCCCGCGGGGTGGTAAAAATTTTGTAGCTATTGACATTCTTACAACCAAAATAAAAGACCTCATAAACGCTAAATAA
- the rho gene encoding transcription termination factor Rho: MLDIESLKDKKITELTEIAQKLNVSSFSGLKKQELIFRILEEQTAQEGLIFSKGVLEILPDGYGFLRSQNYSYLPGPDDIYISPSQIKRFGLRTGDTVTGQIRPPKDNERFFALLRVEAVNFESPERARERKFFDTLTPLYPEERLELETIRNDYSMRIMNLLDPIGKGQRGLIVAQPRTGKTILLQKIANAITKNQPEVELMVLLIDERPEEVTDMERSVDAEVVSSTFDEPAERHVQVADMVLEKAKRLVEYNKDVVILLDSITRLARAHNTVVPHSGKILSGGVDSNALQKPKRFFGSARNIEEGGSLTIIATALIDTGSRMDEVIFEEFKGTGNMELVLDRRLSDRRIFPSIDINKSGTRKEELLLTKEELSRIWILRKLLNEMNIVEGMEFLLDKMRETKDNKDFLRSMSS, encoded by the coding sequence ATGTTAGACATTGAATCTTTAAAAGATAAAAAAATCACCGAACTTACGGAGATTGCCCAAAAGCTGAATGTTTCCAGTTTTTCCGGTTTAAAAAAACAAGAACTCATTTTCCGCATTCTGGAAGAACAAACCGCACAGGAGGGCTTAATCTTTTCAAAGGGTGTTTTGGAAATTTTACCCGATGGTTATGGATTCCTGCGGTCACAAAACTATAGTTATTTACCCGGGCCGGATGATATTTATATCTCGCCTTCCCAGATAAAAAGATTTGGTCTAAGAACCGGCGATACCGTTACCGGACAAATTCGACCGCCAAAAGACAATGAGCGTTTTTTCGCCCTGCTAAGGGTTGAAGCAGTAAATTTTGAAAGCCCGGAGCGTGCTCGGGAACGTAAATTTTTTGATACACTTACGCCACTTTATCCTGAAGAAAGACTTGAGCTTGAAACTATCCGCAACGATTATTCCATGCGCATCATGAACTTGCTCGATCCAATTGGCAAAGGCCAGCGTGGGTTAATTGTAGCACAGCCAAGAACAGGTAAAACAATTCTGCTTCAAAAAATTGCTAATGCCATTACCAAAAACCAACCGGAAGTTGAACTGATGGTTCTGCTTATCGATGAGCGTCCAGAGGAAGTAACCGACATGGAGCGCTCCGTAGATGCGGAAGTGGTCAGTTCCACATTTGATGAGCCTGCTGAACGACATGTTCAGGTTGCTGACATGGTTCTGGAAAAAGCGAAAAGACTTGTTGAGTACAATAAAGATGTTGTCATCCTTTTGGATAGTATTACACGTCTTGCCAGGGCACACAATACAGTTGTTCCTCATAGTGGGAAAATACTTTCCGGTGGTGTAGATTCAAATGCACTGCAGAAGCCAAAGCGTTTCTTTGGATCAGCCCGTAATATTGAAGAAGGCGGCAGTCTTACAATTATTGCAACCGCTCTAATCGATACAGGCTCAAGAATGGATGAAGTTATTTTTGAAGAGTTTAAAGGAACAGGTAATATGGAACTTGTTCTGGATAGGCGTCTTTCCGACAGACGTATCTTTCCTTCTATTGACATTAACAAATCCGGTACTCGTAAAGAAGAATTACTACTTACAAAAGAAGAACTTTCAAGAATCTGGATATTGCGCAAGCTTCTTAACGAGATGAATATTGTTGAAGGAATGGAATTCTTGTTGGATAAAATGCGGGAGACAAAAGACAACAAAGATTTTCTACGATCCATGAGTTCGTAA
- a CDS encoding isoprenyl transferase: protein MDILNHKQKLELIKTHTEIPKHIGIIMDGNGRWAKSQGLPRIAGHNKGVDSVEAVVEGCAEMGVNNLTIYTFSEENWKRPQWEVTALMQLLVATLNKKVKRLVSQNVQIRTIGHLNKLPTKAQKTMLSAIQKTKRNTGLILNVALSYGGRQELIDAFRKLAQHVKKGDLQPDDINDMIISKELDTKGQPDPDLIIRTGGENRISNFLLWQIAYSEIYVTQTPWPEFGKPDLIDAVWNFLERERRFGQTGDQVQSNIAPA, encoded by the coding sequence ATGGACATATTAAACCACAAGCAAAAACTCGAATTAATTAAAACCCATACAGAAATACCAAAACACATCGGCATTATTATGGATGGCAATGGCCGCTGGGCAAAATCCCAGGGATTGCCGCGTATCGCCGGGCATAACAAAGGTGTCGATTCTGTTGAAGCCGTTGTAGAGGGCTGCGCAGAAATGGGTGTTAATAATCTTACAATTTATACATTTTCAGAAGAAAACTGGAAACGACCACAATGGGAAGTAACAGCCCTGATGCAGCTTTTGGTTGCCACGCTTAATAAAAAAGTAAAACGTCTTGTTAGCCAGAATGTGCAAATCCGAACCATTGGTCATTTAAACAAATTGCCGACCAAAGCACAAAAAACAATGTTGTCCGCCATCCAGAAAACAAAAAGAAACACAGGACTTATTTTAAATGTTGCGCTTAGCTATGGAGGCCGCCAGGAATTGATTGATGCCTTCAGAAAACTGGCTCAGCATGTAAAAAAGGGTGACCTACAGCCGGATGATATAAATGACATGATCATTTCCAAAGAGCTGGATACAAAAGGCCAACCCGACCCTGATTTGATTATCCGCACCGGTGGTGAAAACCGGATCAGTAATTTTTTATTATGGCAGATAGCATATTCAGAAATTTATGTAACGCAAACGCCCTGGCCGGAGTTCGGCAAACCCGACCTTATCGATGCTGTTTGGAATTTTCTTGAACGGGAACGGCGTTTTGGCCAAACCGGTGACCAGGTACAGTCCAACATTGCCCCTGCATAA
- a CDS encoding single-stranded DNA-binding protein produces the protein MARGVNKVILLGRLGKDPEMRYAPSGTAIASFSMATNHSQKQDGEWVDKTEWHNLIAFGKTAEIAGEYLKKGKQLYIEGRLQTSSWEDQQGQKKYKTEIVVSDLQMIGAKGDESYSPPSGGSAPQESKKPAPPPEPAAEEEDDLPF, from the coding sequence ATGGCACGTGGTGTGAATAAAGTTATTTTGTTAGGACGATTAGGAAAAGATCCTGAAATGCGCTATGCTCCAAGTGGAACAGCAATAGCAAGTTTTTCAATGGCTACAAATCACAGCCAAAAACAAGATGGAGAATGGGTTGATAAAACTGAATGGCACAACCTGATTGCTTTTGGAAAAACGGCAGAAATTGCCGGAGAATACCTAAAAAAAGGGAAGCAATTATACATTGAAGGTCGTCTGCAAACTAGTAGCTGGGAAGATCAGCAAGGTCAAAAAAAATATAAAACTGAGATTGTTGTTTCCGATCTACAAATGATTGGGGCAAAAGGAGATGAAAGTTATTCACCACCATCTGGAGGGTCAGCTCCTCAAGAATCGAAAAAACCTGCTCCTCCGCCAGAACCCGCCGCGGAAGAAGAAGATGATCTGCCCTTTTAA